Proteins encoded within one genomic window of Lynx canadensis isolate LIC74 chromosome B2, mLynCan4.pri.v2, whole genome shotgun sequence:
- the TBCC gene encoding tubulin-specific chaperone C has translation MSGQSQDALVGGLSQGAPGGSKAGERKLEVKMETAGCSAAAANGAVGSQRDRSLVPERLQRREQERQLEVERRKQKRQNQEVEEEKSDFFAAAFARERAAVEELLEGGESMERLEEAAARLQGLQKLVNDSVLFLAAYDLRQGQEALTRLQTTLAERRQELQPKKRFAFKTRRKDAASAAKVDSAPGAPAAEGILASPPPLKEEGGIGSSWVFGFSNVESQVLEKRAEELHQRDVLLTELSKCTVRLYGNPNTLRLAKARSCTVLCGPVSTSVFLEDCSDCVLAVACQQLRVHTTRDTRIFLQVTSRAIVEDCSGIQFAPYTWSYPGIDKDFEGSGLDRSKNNWNDVDDFNWLARDMASPNWSILPEEERMVQWD, from the coding sequence ATGTCCGGCCAATCACAGGACGCGTTGGTGGGAGGCCTCTCGCAGGGCGCGCCAGGAGGAAGCAAGGCAGGAGAAAGGAAGCTTGAAGTCAAGATGGAGACTGCTGGTTGCTCCGCTGCGGCGGCGAATGGGGCCGTGGGGTCGCAGCGGGACCGGAGCCTGGTGCCTGAGCGGCTTCAGAGACGAGAGCAAGAGCGTCAACTGGAGGTGGAAAGGCGGAAGCAAAAGCGGCAGAaccaggaggtggaggaggagaaaagcGACTTTTTCGCTGCCGCCTTCGCTCGGGAGCGAGCGGCCGTGGAAGAGCTTCTGGAGGGCGGAGAATCCATGGAGCGGCTGGAGGAGGCGGCCGCTCGGCTCCAGGGCCTGCAGAAACTTGTCAACGACTCGGTTTTGTTCCTGGCCGCCTACGACCTGCGGCAGGGACAGGAGGCGCTGACGCGGCTACAGACGACCCTGGCCGAGCGGCGCCAGGAGCTGCAGCCCAAGAAGCGTTTCGCTTTCAAGACCCGGAGGAAGGACGCTGCTTCGGCCGCCAAAGTAGACTCCGCTCCTGGAGCCCCGGCGGCGGAAGGCATCCTGGCCTCCCCGCCGCCCttgaaggaggagggaggcatcGGCTCCAGCTGGGTCTTCGGCTTCTCCAACGTGGAGTCCCAAGTCTtggagaagagggcagaggagcTGCACCAGCGTGACGTTCTTTTGACCGAACTGAGCAAATGCACAGTCAGACTGTATGGCAATCCCAACACCCTGCGGCTGGCCAAAGCCCGAAGTTGCACGGTGCTCTGCGGCCCAGTGTCCACCTCTGTGTTCCTGGAGGACTGCAGTGATTGCGTGCTGGCCGTGGCCTGCCAACAGCTGCGCGTACACACTACGAGAGACACCCGCATCTTCTTGCAGGTGACCAGCAGGGCCATCGTGGAAGACTGTAGCGGGATCCAGTTCGCCCCTTATACCTGGAGCTACCCGGGTATCGACAAGGACTTCGAGGGCTCTGGTTTAGATAGGAGCAAAAATAACTGGAACGACGTCGACGATTTTAACTGGCTGGCCCGGGATATGGCCTCCCCAAACTGGAGTATTCTTCCTGAAGAAGAGCGAATGGTCCAGTGGGACTAA